In Falco biarmicus isolate bFalBia1 chromosome 6, bFalBia1.pri, whole genome shotgun sequence, the following are encoded in one genomic region:
- the LOC130151377 gene encoding translation initiation factor IF-2-like: MAAHKPKQSLAGIDAATQRRKQVLGRPSRDLCRLLLRLPLKQRQGPGRGAVLPTASPSSPAPGPATAGDRPRRPPAARGSEASGRTGGEPPPTRHSQAGPAGRAGLRGPGPRSGKRLRAERCAEGGRPARCPASGRRERTRAAPRPRPSPQAARLPRQPPQPPPRPPKLPAGRRVTWSRHIRRLGAAPAPRRRAWRPRDGRAARPPPWLRRLKSPGPGAARAAGGGSRRAVTYPGVACRACGTAPPAGRRQRRRRARVSAARPGRAARRSHREGSRQDNAAAPGRGLPAHLPAASGGCERGEAGAGPAGTGTGLGPPGRLPPGWRRRGRDRAAAVASSPPSVPSLRLPGLPCPPCCAAREPRARRGRAGRVQLVSPFGGAGPVQGTTCGPVHAARGASAVATCSQELFLRFLRDALLQKSPS, from the exons ATGGCTGCACATAAACCAAAGCAGTCACTTGCTGGGATAGATGCTGCAACacagcgcagaaagcaggttttGGGAAG GCCCAGCCGTGACCTGTGCCGCCTCCTCCTCCGGCTTCCCCTGAAGCAGAGGCAgggcccgggccggggggccgTGCTCCCCACCGCCAGCCCCTCCTCTCCCGCCCCGGGCCCAGCGACCGCTGGCGACAGGCCGCGACGGCCCCCGGCAGCTCGGGGGTCGGAGGCAAGCGGCCGGACGGGAGGAGAGCCGCCCCCGACGAGGCACAGCCAggccgggccggcgggcagggctgggctccgcgggccggggccgcgctccGGAAAGCGGCTGAGAGCCGAGCGCTGCGCTGAGGGCGGGCGGCCCGCCCGCTGCCCTGCCTCGGGGCGCCGGGAGCGCacccgggccgccccccggccgcgGCCCTCCCCGCAGGCGGCGCGCTTGCCCAGGCAAcccccgcagccgccgccgcgcccgccaAAACTGCCCGCGGGGCGCCGCGTCACGTGGAGCCGCCACATCCGCCGGCTgggcgccgcccccgccccgcgccgccgcgcgTGGAGGCCACGTGACGGGCGAGCAGCGCGCCCGCCGCCATGGCTACGGCGGCTGAAGTCGCCtgggcccggcgcggcccgcgCGGCTGGAGGCGGAAGTCGCCGCGCGGTGACGTACCCCGGCGTCGCTTGCCGGGCGTGCGGAACGGCGCCGCCTGCtgggcggcggcagcggcggagACGGGCGCGGGTGAGCGCGGCcaggccgggccgcgccgctcGGCGCTCGCACCGTGAGGGGTCACGCCAGGATAACGCGGCAGCCCCTGGCCGAGGCCTGCCGGCGCACCTGCCTGCGGCGAGCGGGGGCTGTGAGCGGGGGGAGGCGGGTGCCGGCCCCGCAgggacggggacgggcttgGGGCCCCCTGGCCGCCTGCCcccgggctggcggcggcggggcagaGATAGGGCCGCGGCCGTGGCATCCTCCCCGCCGTCGGTGCCGAGCTTGCGGCTCCCTGGTCTCCCGTGCCCGCCTTGTTGCGCCGCGCGGGAGCCCCGGGCGAGGCGCGGGCGCGCTGGCCGAGTGCAGCTCGTGTCCCCGTTCGGTGGCGCCGGGCCCGTGCAGGGGACCACCTGTGGCCCTGTTCACGCAGCCCGTGGGGCCAGCGCTGTTGCCACCTGCAGCCAAGAGCTCTTCCTCAGGTTCCTGAGGGATGCGCTCCTCCAGAAGTCGCCCAGCTGA